A genomic stretch from Sphingomonas faeni includes:
- a CDS encoding polysaccharide biosynthesis C-terminal domain-containing protein — protein sequence MAETAPIVHLLALAMPFMTLQVLFTPASDARGHPGMGVQNGAVGALILTTAFLVGVQWGPTGMGVAWITAYPVYMAISAWRTLPVIGVCAYDVVRAVASPALAAIALVVGLIDRTLPPLYAPWQLALRVTIGAAVYARWMLVFARGIVREMISVVRKQPTPA from the coding sequence ATGGCGGAGACTGCGCCCATAGTCCACCTGCTCGCGCTGGCGATGCCGTTCATGACGTTGCAGGTGCTTTTCACGCCGGCATCCGATGCGCGCGGGCACCCTGGGATGGGCGTGCAGAATGGCGCGGTCGGCGCGCTGATCCTGACGACGGCGTTCCTGGTCGGCGTGCAATGGGGACCTACCGGCATGGGTGTGGCGTGGATCACGGCATATCCGGTCTACATGGCGATCAGCGCTTGGCGGACGTTGCCGGTAATCGGCGTATGCGCGTACGACGTCGTGCGCGCGGTCGCATCGCCGGCGCTGGCGGCGATCGCGCTGGTCGTTGGATTGATCGATCGCACGCTGCCACCGCTATATGCGCCCTGGCAGCTGGCGTTACGCGTGACCATCGGTGCCGCGGTCTATGCGAGGTGGATGCTGGTCTTCGCGCGCGGCATCGTCCGCGAGATGATTTCCGTCGTGCGGAAACAGCCTACGCCAGCCTGA
- a CDS encoding CBS domain-containing protein — MTIAAILKDKALKDKGDIQALTPDSTVADAVALLTEKRIGAAPVLDGGRMVGIFSERDVIHCLQSDGASALQRRIGDVMTTAVKSIGPNESAIGALSLMTQRRIRHLPVIDGEALVGFVSIGDLVKYRIDRIEADAAAMREYIQSA, encoded by the coding sequence ATGACGATCGCGGCGATCCTGAAAGACAAGGCCCTGAAGGACAAGGGCGACATACAGGCGCTGACCCCCGATTCCACCGTGGCGGACGCAGTCGCGTTGCTCACGGAGAAGCGGATCGGTGCGGCGCCGGTACTCGATGGCGGCCGGATGGTCGGTATCTTCTCCGAACGCGACGTCATTCACTGCCTGCAATCGGACGGCGCATCCGCGCTGCAACGTCGGATCGGCGACGTGATGACGACCGCGGTCAAATCGATCGGACCCAACGAGTCGGCGATCGGCGCGCTGTCGCTGATGACCCAGCGGCGCATCCGCCACCTCCCGGTGATCGATGGGGAGGCGCTCGTCGGCTTCGTGTCGATCGGCGACCTCGTCAAATACCGCATCGACCGGATCGAGGCGGACGCGGCGGCGATGCGCGAATATATCCAGTCCGCGTAA
- a CDS encoding DUF4167 domain-containing protein, producing MINNRQAGRRRGRGNNNNGGGGSGGGQRQGGGGGQGGRDTGNRIDSRARGNASQLYEKYKNLARDAQMQGDRVNIEYYLQFADHYFRVLSETRARFEESQPQAQQQPRRQQPFDLDGDDDYGDEGEPIRSGEQQGAPEQPRGEQNGGQQNGQYQNAPRQSREDRPQRDDRPQREERPRYENNRYEGQRNDGPRNEAQPRNDGQREDRVRGDGQRNQRNAPRDAQPRDTQPRDDRSGEEQGQAREAQAREAQSRETQPRENGREEQVREPRSDYRDAPQRETIRRTPRVSAPVANANQDSEADTLRSATETAQPTNDQVVQPGETSEATAPVAATEEQPRRRGRPRRDRSLDAPVAQDEGAPTAFDADRLPPSLGISAVAPAPAPAPAADAAASDATPEEKPRRRRVRAVPDEVQAG from the coding sequence TTGATCAACAACCGGCAAGCCGGCCGCCGTCGCGGTCGTGGCAACAATAATAATGGCGGCGGCGGTAGCGGTGGCGGTCAACGCCAAGGTGGCGGCGGTGGCCAGGGTGGTCGCGATACCGGCAACCGCATCGACAGCCGCGCGCGCGGCAACGCGAGCCAGCTGTACGAGAAGTACAAGAACCTCGCGCGCGACGCACAGATGCAGGGCGACCGCGTCAACATCGAATATTACCTCCAGTTCGCGGACCATTATTTCCGCGTCCTGAGCGAAACCCGCGCGCGCTTCGAAGAGAGCCAGCCGCAGGCCCAGCAGCAGCCACGCCGCCAGCAGCCGTTCGATCTCGACGGCGACGACGATTACGGCGACGAGGGCGAACCGATCCGTTCGGGCGAGCAGCAGGGTGCGCCCGAGCAGCCGCGTGGCGAGCAGAATGGTGGCCAGCAGAACGGCCAGTACCAGAATGCACCCCGCCAGAGCCGTGAAGATCGTCCGCAGCGCGACGATCGTCCCCAGCGCGAAGAGCGCCCGCGGTACGAGAACAACCGCTACGAAGGCCAGCGTAACGACGGCCCCCGGAACGAGGCTCAGCCGCGTAACGACGGCCAGCGCGAAGACCGCGTCCGTGGCGACGGCCAGCGCAATCAGCGCAACGCTCCCCGCGATGCCCAGCCACGCGATACCCAGCCCCGCGACGACCGCAGCGGCGAGGAGCAGGGACAGGCTCGTGAGGCCCAGGCTCGTGAGGCACAGTCGCGTGAGACCCAGCCCCGCGAGAACGGGCGCGAGGAGCAGGTTCGCGAGCCCCGCAGCGACTACCGCGATGCGCCGCAGCGTGAGACTATCCGTCGTACGCCCCGCGTGAGCGCGCCGGTGGCCAACGCCAACCAGGATTCGGAAGCCGACACGCTGCGTTCCGCGACCGAGACTGCCCAGCCGACCAATGATCAGGTTGTCCAGCCGGGCGAAACCTCCGAGGCCACGGCGCCCGTTGCCGCAACCGAGGAGCAGCCCCGTCGTCGCGGCCGCCCGCGCCGCGATCGCAGCCTCGACGCACCTGTTGCGCAGGACGAGGGCGCACCAACCGCGTTCGACGCAGATCGTCTGCCGCCATCGCTCGGCATTTCGGCGGTCGCGCCTGCTCCGGCACCGGCACCCGCGGCTGATGCCGCCGCTTCGGACGCCACGCCTGAGGAAAAGCCCCGCCGCCGTCGCGTTCGCGCGGTGCCGGACGAAGTCCAGGCAGGCTGA
- the prmC gene encoding peptide chain release factor N(5)-glutamine methyltransferase yields MAHALGIDRNAILLDPTRYRVPATFAALVERRLRHEPIAYITGTRGFWSIDLAVGPGALVPRADSETLLIAAQAHFAGRAPATVLDLGTGPGTLLLAALDEWPAQGLGIDYSSQALDYARANAITLGMADRAHFIHGSWASAIVGQFDLILANPPYIATDEQLPPEVQNHEPHAALFAGSDGLDDYRILAEQLPALIGSGGAAVIEIGSTQAPAVTALLEAQGLHLALHQDYGGNARALLATRGPAT; encoded by the coding sequence ATGGCGCACGCACTCGGCATCGACCGCAACGCGATCCTCCTCGACCCGACCCGCTACAGAGTCCCCGCCACCTTCGCCGCGCTCGTCGAACGCCGCCTCCGCCACGAGCCGATCGCCTACATCACCGGCACCCGCGGCTTCTGGTCGATCGACCTCGCCGTCGGTCCCGGCGCGCTCGTCCCCCGTGCCGACAGCGAAACGCTCCTCATCGCCGCGCAAGCGCATTTCGCCGGACGCGCTCCCGCAACCGTGCTCGACCTCGGCACAGGCCCCGGCACGCTGCTCCTCGCAGCCCTCGACGAGTGGCCCGCGCAAGGCCTCGGCATCGACTATTCCTCCCAGGCGCTCGACTACGCTCGCGCTAACGCCATCACACTCGGGATGGCCGACCGCGCCCACTTCATCCATGGAAGCTGGGCCAGCGCGATCGTCGGCCAATTCGACCTGATCCTCGCCAACCCGCCCTACATCGCCACCGACGAGCAACTCCCGCCCGAAGTCCAGAACCACGAACCCCACGCCGCGCTCTTCGCCGGCAGCGACGGACTAGACGACTACCGCATCCTAGCCGAGCAACTCCCCGCCTTGATCGGCTCCGGCGGCGCGGCGGTGATCGAGATCGGCTCGACGCAGGCTCCCGCCGTCACGGCGCTGCTCGAAGCGCAAGGTCTGCACCTCGCGCTCCACCAAGACTATGGCGGCAACGCGCGCGCGTTACTAGCAACCCGGGGGCCCGCGACTTGA
- the prfA gene encoding peptide chain release factor 1, which produces MTQISPDRIRAIEARRDELQALMSTGDLPSDRFVAVSKEYAELEPVAQAATEVRRLRQEAESLAFMADDADDELRAMASEELHENRTLLETADRKLALALLPRDAADERAAMLEIRAGTGGDEAALFAGDLFRMYQRYAESQGWRVEMISGSSSDAGGFKEVVASVTGQGVFAKLKFESGVHRVQRVPTTEAGGRIHTSAATVAVLPEAEEVDVKIDDKDLRIDVYRSSGPGGQSVNTTDSAVRIVHIPTGLTVIQQDEKSQHKNKAKALRVLRTRLYEAERDRLHAERAGARKSMVGSGDRSERIRTYNFPQGRVTDHRINLTLHRLPEIVAGEMDELIGALVAQDEADRLAQLDG; this is translated from the coding sequence ATGACCCAGATCTCCCCCGACCGCATCCGCGCGATCGAGGCGCGGCGTGACGAGTTGCAGGCGCTTATGTCGACCGGCGACCTCCCCTCCGACCGCTTCGTCGCGGTGTCGAAGGAATATGCCGAGCTCGAACCCGTCGCGCAGGCCGCCACCGAAGTGCGCCGGTTGCGGCAGGAGGCGGAGAGTCTCGCGTTCATGGCCGACGATGCCGATGACGAACTGCGCGCGATGGCGTCCGAGGAGTTGCACGAGAATCGCACGCTGCTCGAAACCGCGGACCGCAAGCTCGCGCTCGCGCTGTTGCCGCGCGATGCGGCCGACGAACGCGCGGCGATGCTCGAGATCCGCGCCGGCACCGGCGGCGACGAGGCGGCGCTGTTCGCGGGCGACCTGTTCCGCATGTACCAGCGCTATGCCGAATCGCAGGGCTGGCGGGTCGAGATGATCTCGGGCTCGTCGTCCGACGCTGGCGGCTTCAAGGAAGTCGTCGCCAGCGTCACCGGCCAGGGCGTGTTCGCGAAACTCAAGTTCGAAAGCGGCGTCCACCGCGTCCAGCGTGTCCCGACCACCGAGGCGGGCGGCCGCATCCACACGTCGGCCGCGACCGTCGCGGTGCTGCCCGAGGCGGAGGAGGTCGACGTCAAGATCGACGACAAGGACCTGCGCATCGACGTCTATCGCTCGTCGGGGCCGGGCGGCCAGTCGGTCAACACCACCGACAGCGCGGTGCGGATCGTCCACATCCCGACCGGCCTGACGGTGATCCAGCAGGACGAGAAATCGCAGCACAAGAACAAGGCCAAGGCCCTGCGCGTACTCAGGACGCGCCTTTACGAGGCCGAGCGCGACCGGCTGCATGCCGAGCGGGCGGGTGCGCGGAAGTCGATGGTCGGTTCGGGTGACCGCTCGGAGCGGATTCGCACGTACAACTTCCCGCAAGGCCGCGTGACCGATCACCGCATCAACCTGACTCTTCACCGCCTGCCGGAGATCGTCGCGGGCGAGATGGACGAACTGATCGGCGCGCTGGTCGCACAGGACGAGGCAGACCGCCTGGCGCAGCTGGATGGCTGA
- the hisS gene encoding histidine--tRNA ligase, translated as MAKTETPRRIRGTQDIFGDEQRRFAHVLSTFERVRALYCFQRIDIPVFESTAVFARSLGETTDVVSKEMYTFEDRGGDSLTLRPEFTAGIARAYLTEGWQQFSPLKLTTSGPVFRYERPQKGRFRQFHQIDAEVIGAAEPAADVELLVLADQLLRELGVSEGVTLQLNTLGDAATRDAWREALVAHFEAHRGELSEDSLTRLEKNPMRILDSKDPRDRPIADSAPDIDAYLTDEARAFFEAVTAGLDAAGVAWERNARLVRGLDYYRHTAFEFVTDKLGAQGTVLAGGRYDGLIGSLGGPETAGVGWAAGVERLAMLLEEPAVERPLVAVIPKSADWNSRALEAVTLLRSAGFSCSMAFKGNLKRRGEIANKEAAVSKLFVGDPDGPGSALEMSFYNSSLSNAEQDELVNKVRDVLGDRFGWSMGSAGWNNP; from the coding sequence ATGGCCAAGACAGAAACCCCGCGCCGCATCCGTGGCACCCAGGACATTTTCGGCGACGAGCAGCGCCGGTTCGCGCACGTCCTGTCGACGTTCGAACGGGTGCGCGCGCTGTATTGCTTCCAGCGGATCGATATCCCGGTGTTCGAATCCACGGCCGTGTTCGCGCGCTCGCTCGGCGAGACGACCGATGTCGTGTCGAAGGAAATGTACACGTTCGAGGACCGCGGCGGGGATTCGCTCACGCTCCGCCCCGAGTTCACCGCCGGCATCGCCCGCGCCTATCTGACCGAAGGCTGGCAGCAGTTCTCACCGTTGAAGCTCACCACCAGCGGCCCCGTATTCCGCTACGAACGCCCGCAAAAGGGACGCTTCCGCCAGTTCCACCAGATCGACGCCGAGGTGATCGGCGCGGCCGAGCCGGCGGCGGACGTCGAGTTGCTCGTGCTGGCGGACCAGTTGCTGCGCGAACTTGGGGTTTCCGAGGGCGTGACGTTGCAGCTCAATACGCTCGGCGACGCGGCGACGCGCGACGCCTGGCGCGAGGCGCTGGTCGCGCATTTCGAAGCGCATCGCGGTGAGTTGTCGGAAGACAGCCTGACCCGGCTCGAAAAGAACCCGATGCGGATCCTGGATTCGAAGGACCCGCGCGACCGCCCGATCGCCGACAGCGCGCCGGATATCGACGCATATCTGACGGACGAGGCACGCGCGTTCTTCGAGGCGGTGACCGCCGGTCTCGATGCGGCGGGGGTCGCTTGGGAGCGCAACGCGCGGTTGGTCCGCGGCCTCGACTACTACCGCCACACCGCGTTTGAGTTCGTGACCGACAAGCTGGGCGCGCAGGGGACCGTGCTGGCTGGTGGTCGGTATGACGGGCTGATCGGGTCGCTAGGCGGGCCGGAGACGGCGGGCGTGGGCTGGGCCGCGGGTGTCGAGCGGCTGGCTATGTTGCTGGAAGAACCGGCGGTTGAACGTCCACTCGTGGCAGTTATTCCCAAAAGTGCCGACTGGAATTCACGGGCGCTGGAGGCCGTTACACTTCTTCGTAGTGCGGGCTTTTCTTGCTCAATGGCGTTCAAAGGTAATCTCAAGCGGCGGGGCGAGATCGCGAATAAGGAGGCTGCCGTCAGCAAGCTTTTTGTCGGCGATCCGGACGGTCCAGGTTCTGCTCTGGAAATGAGTTTTTACAACTCATCGTTGTCCAATGCTGAACAAGACGAGCTAGTGAACAAAGTGCGTGACGTTCTCGGTGACCGCTTTGGTTGGTCGATGGGAAGCGCGGGTTGGAACAATCCATGA
- a CDS encoding DUF1345 domain-containing protein — protein sequence MTSKARYWGLGQRVAPPRFVLFVLVFAIGLVAMIPRFGLGRGTMAAFDVGAVVFLIAVSTLFRNAGAERMRRTAVENDANRAVLLGFSGTIMLVILVAVAKELQGKNDAVGIALTITTLALAWLFSNMIYTLHYAHLYYVDDPDGKDAKGLDFPSCDEPDYWDFAYFAFTLGMTFQTSDVQITSRRVRKAALGQCMAAFVFNIGVLAFTINVLGSG from the coding sequence ATGACCAGCAAAGCCAGATATTGGGGTCTCGGCCAGCGCGTGGCCCCGCCGCGCTTCGTCCTGTTCGTGCTGGTCTTCGCGATCGGGCTGGTCGCGATGATCCCGCGCTTCGGGCTCGGCCGGGGCACGATGGCGGCGTTCGACGTCGGGGCGGTCGTGTTCCTGATCGCGGTCTCGACGCTGTTCCGCAACGCCGGCGCCGAGCGGATGCGCCGAACGGCGGTGGAGAACGACGCCAACCGCGCGGTGCTGCTCGGGTTCAGCGGGACGATCATGCTGGTCATCCTGGTCGCGGTGGCGAAGGAACTGCAGGGCAAGAACGACGCGGTCGGAATCGCGCTGACGATCACGACGCTGGCGCTCGCGTGGCTGTTCTCGAACATGATCTACACGCTCCACTATGCGCATCTCTATTATGTCGACGATCCGGACGGGAAGGACGCCAAGGGCCTCGACTTTCCGAGTTGCGACGAGCCCGATTACTGGGACTTCGCCTATTTCGCGTTCACGCTGGGGATGACGTTCCAGACGTCGGACGTTCAGATCACCTCGCGTCGGGTGCGGAAAGCGGCGCTCGGCCAGTGCATGGCAGCGTTCGTGTTCAACATCGGCGTGCTGGCGTTCACGATCAATGTGCTGGGGAGTGGTTGA
- a CDS encoding M61 family metallopeptidase, which translates to MIRKLLVASLLASAVPAIAQVPAGNTAPQPVPFVDTIPDPVDTPYPGTLILDVDATDTERGIFRVKETIPVAKAGPMALLYPKWLPGAHSPRGEIEKLAGLVIRANGKIIPWTRDPVDVFAFHIDVPTGVKTLVAEFQFISATKGDQGRIVMTPTMVSLQPNLVSLYPAGYFTRQIPIKMTATYPAGWTAAGAVPAKVSGSTYSYDTTNYEILVDSPTLAGKYGKVWPLSPRVGLNVFADSPDQLAAKPEQIDAHKRLVDQAVKTFGAQHYDRYEFLLSITDQLGGIGLEHHRSSENGVRPGYFTEWETGAAGRNLLPHEFTHSWDGKFRRGADLWTPDFRTPMRDSLLWVYEGQTQFWGYVLQARSGLVSKQDTLDGYASILGNYDTAPGRQWRPLIDTTNDPVISARKPKGWTSWQRSEDYYNEGLMVWMEVDAMLRQKSNGAKSIDDFARAFFGVRDGDYGELTYTFADVAKTLNGIVPYDWATFLNTRLTETGKPAPINGFAMNGYKLVYGPEQSPYLKQAEKTRGTDVSYSLGMVINKEGVVTSSIWDSPAFKAGLDVGTEIEAVNNEAYSSDRIKAAILAAKGTKVPIRLTVKNNDRFRDILLDYHDGPRYPRLQKVGTGDGGLDKLLMPR; encoded by the coding sequence TTGATCCGCAAGCTCCTCGTCGCATCCCTGCTCGCGTCTGCCGTTCCTGCCATCGCGCAGGTCCCCGCCGGCAACACCGCGCCGCAGCCCGTCCCGTTCGTCGACACCATTCCCGACCCGGTCGACACGCCCTATCCGGGCACGCTCATCCTCGACGTCGATGCGACCGATACCGAGCGCGGCATCTTCCGCGTGAAGGAGACGATCCCGGTCGCCAAGGCAGGCCCGATGGCGCTGCTCTATCCGAAGTGGCTGCCAGGCGCGCATTCCCCGCGCGGCGAGATCGAGAAGCTCGCCGGCCTCGTGATCCGCGCGAACGGCAAGATCATTCCCTGGACGCGCGATCCGGTCGACGTGTTCGCATTCCACATCGACGTGCCCACCGGTGTGAAGACCCTGGTGGCCGAGTTCCAGTTCATCTCCGCGACCAAGGGCGACCAGGGCCGCATCGTGATGACGCCGACGATGGTCAGCCTCCAGCCGAACCTCGTCAGCCTGTACCCGGCCGGCTATTTCACGCGCCAGATCCCGATCAAGATGACCGCCACCTATCCGGCGGGCTGGACCGCGGCGGGTGCGGTGCCGGCCAAGGTGTCGGGCTCGACCTACAGCTACGACACGACGAACTACGAGATCCTCGTCGATTCGCCGACGCTCGCGGGCAAATACGGGAAGGTCTGGCCGCTCAGCCCCCGCGTCGGCCTCAACGTGTTCGCGGACAGCCCCGATCAGCTTGCCGCCAAGCCGGAGCAGATCGACGCGCACAAGCGCCTCGTCGACCAAGCGGTGAAGACGTTCGGCGCGCAGCATTACGATCGCTACGAATTCCTGCTGTCGATCACCGACCAACTCGGCGGGATCGGCCTGGAGCATCATCGCAGTTCGGAAAACGGCGTTCGTCCGGGGTATTTCACCGAGTGGGAGACCGGTGCCGCCGGCCGCAACCTCCTCCCGCATGAGTTCACGCACAGCTGGGACGGCAAGTTCCGTCGTGGTGCCGACCTTTGGACGCCCGATTTCCGCACGCCGATGCGCGATTCGCTGCTGTGGGTGTACGAAGGCCAGACGCAGTTCTGGGGCTATGTGCTCCAGGCGCGGTCGGGGCTGGTCAGCAAGCAGGACACGCTCGACGGCTATGCTTCGATCCTCGGCAACTACGATACCGCGCCGGGCCGCCAGTGGCGTCCGCTGATCGATACGACGAACGATCCCGTGATCTCGGCACGCAAGCCGAAGGGCTGGACCAGCTGGCAGCGGTCCGAGGATTACTACAACGAAGGCCTGATGGTCTGGATGGAGGTCGATGCGATGCTCCGCCAGAAGTCGAACGGCGCCAAGTCGATCGACGATTTCGCGCGCGCCTTCTTCGGCGTCCGCGACGGCGATTACGGCGAGCTGACCTACACCTTCGCCGACGTCGCCAAGACGCTCAACGGCATCGTCCCCTATGACTGGGCGACGTTCCTCAACACCCGCCTGACCGAGACCGGCAAGCCCGCGCCGATCAACGGCTTCGCGATGAACGGCTACAAGCTGGTCTATGGCCCCGAGCAGAGCCCGTATCTTAAGCAGGCCGAGAAGACCCGCGGCACCGACGTCAGCTATTCGTTGGGCATGGTGATCAACAAGGAGGGCGTCGTGACCTCGTCGATCTGGGATAGTCCGGCGTTCAAGGCTGGCCTCGACGTCGGCACCGAGATCGAAGCGGTCAACAACGAGGCGTATTCGTCCGACCGGATCAAGGCGGCGATCCTTGCGGCGAAGGGTACGAAGGTGCCGATCCGCCTGACTGTAAAGAACAACGACCGATTCCGGGACATCTTGCTCGATTACCATGACGGCCCGCGCTATCCGCGGCTTCAGAAGGTGGGTACAGGTGACGGCGGGCTGGACAAGCTGCTGATGCCGCGCTGA
- the ppa gene encoding inorganic diphosphatase: MRIDLIPTGKNPPEDLNVIIEVPTGGEPVKYEFDKASGALFVDRILHTPMRYPANYGFVPHTLSPDGDPLDALVIARSPFIPGCVVRARPIAVLNLEDEAGGDEKLVCVPVDSVFPYYANIGERGDMPEIVFEQIEHFFTHYKDLEKKKWVRVGKWGDADEAKRVTIEAIERYEAEKAKGEEPMNADDIVGR, from the coding sequence ATGCGTATCGATCTCATCCCGACCGGCAAGAACCCGCCCGAAGACCTGAACGTCATCATCGAAGTGCCGACCGGTGGCGAGCCCGTGAAGTACGAGTTCGACAAGGCATCGGGCGCGCTGTTCGTCGATCGCATCCTGCACACGCCGATGCGGTACCCCGCGAACTATGGCTTCGTGCCGCACACGCTGAGCCCCGATGGCGATCCGCTCGATGCGCTCGTGATCGCGCGCTCGCCGTTCATCCCGGGCTGCGTCGTCCGCGCACGCCCGATCGCGGTGCTGAACCTGGAAGACGAAGCCGGCGGCGACGAGAAGCTCGTTTGCGTACCCGTCGATTCGGTGTTCCCGTATTACGCCAACATCGGCGAGCGCGGCGACATGCCGGAGATCGTGTTCGAGCAGATCGAGCACTTCTTCACGCACTACAAGGACCTGGAAAAGAAGAAGTGGGTCCGCGTCGGCAAGTGGGGCGATGCAGACGAAGCCAAGCGCGTGACGATCGAGGCGATCGAGCGCTACGAAGCCGAGAAGGCCAAGGGCGAAGAGCCGATGAACGCGGACGACATCGTCGGGCGCTGA
- a CDS encoding GNAT family N-acetyltransferase — MTVIRSATAADVGTILRFVRELAAFEREPDAVEATETMLEEALFGEKPAAEALIAESAHGPLGFALFFHNFSTWTGKRGLYLEDLYVTPDARGQGVGGALLAHLAGVALDRDCARFEWSVLDWNADAIAFYRKVGAVGMEEWTIQRMSGHALVKLAGR; from the coding sequence ATGACCGTCATCCGTTCCGCCACCGCTGCCGATGTCGGCACGATCCTGCGCTTCGTCCGCGAACTCGCCGCGTTCGAGCGCGAACCGGATGCAGTCGAGGCGACAGAGACCATGCTGGAAGAGGCGCTGTTCGGGGAAAAGCCGGCGGCCGAGGCGTTGATCGCGGAGAGTGCGCACGGTCCGCTCGGCTTCGCGCTGTTCTTCCACAACTTCTCGACCTGGACGGGCAAGCGCGGGCTGTATCTGGAGGATCTGTACGTGACGCCGGACGCGCGTGGGCAGGGGGTCGGCGGCGCGCTACTGGCGCATCTCGCGGGCGTGGCGCTCGATCGCGACTGCGCGCGGTTCGAATGGTCGGTGCTCGACTGGAACGCCGATGCGATCGCCTTCTACCGGAAGGTCGGTGCGGTCGGGATGGAGGAATGGACGATCCAACGGATGTCCGGGCATGCGCTGGTGAAGCTGGCAGGGCGGTAG
- a CDS encoding DMT family transporter, translating to MRSSPVTNRVVSPALAFAIAALGIGLFSMMDAVMKSLVLAIGVYNALLWRQMISVGLGAVAWKLGNSGRPSGRALKLHLARGLVTTAMAVLFFWGLARVPMAQAISLTYIAPILALLLAAVTLGERVGWKTFVASIAALGGVLVVMIGQGREVPGSETFHGTLAILGSAVLYAVNLVIARMQSQAARPGEIAFFQALVITATLALAAPWLAVVPEAAEWPKLVLAAGLATASLWLLGWAYAHGDTGFLATTEYTSFVYAAVLGFLVFGERVSAFTLAGAAIIVVACLYAARRRDIAQTSIEASA from the coding sequence ATGCGGTCTAGTCCCGTGACGAACCGCGTCGTCTCCCCCGCTCTGGCCTTCGCGATCGCCGCGCTCGGCATCGGCCTGTTCTCCATGATGGACGCGGTGATGAAGTCGCTCGTCCTGGCGATCGGCGTCTACAACGCGCTCCTCTGGCGGCAGATGATCAGCGTCGGTCTCGGCGCGGTGGCGTGGAAGCTCGGGAACAGCGGCCGGCCGAGCGGGCGTGCTCTGAAGCTGCATCTGGCGCGGGGGCTCGTAACCACGGCGATGGCGGTGCTCTTCTTCTGGGGCCTCGCGCGCGTACCGATGGCACAGGCGATATCGCTCACCTACATCGCGCCGATTCTCGCATTGCTGCTCGCGGCGGTGACGCTGGGCGAGCGCGTCGGGTGGAAGACCTTCGTCGCGTCGATCGCCGCACTTGGCGGCGTGCTGGTGGTGATGATCGGGCAGGGACGCGAGGTGCCTGGATCCGAGACGTTCCACGGCACGCTCGCGATCCTCGGCTCCGCGGTGCTGTATGCGGTCAACCTCGTGATCGCGCGGATGCAGAGCCAGGCCGCGCGCCCGGGCGAGATCGCGTTCTTCCAGGCGCTCGTCATCACCGCGACGCTGGCGCTGGCGGCACCGTGGCTTGCAGTCGTGCCCGAGGCCGCGGAGTGGCCGAAGCTCGTGCTCGCCGCGGGGCTTGCGACTGCATCGTTGTGGCTCCTCGGCTGGGCCTATGCACACGGCGACACTGGTTTCCTCGCGACCACCGAATACACCTCGTTCGTCTATGCCGCGGTGCTGGGTTTCCTGGTGTTCGGCGAGCGGGTATCGGCGTTCACGCTGGCGGGCGCGGCGATCATCGTCGTCGCGTGCCTGTACGCGGCGCGGCGGCGTGACATCGCGCAGACATCGATCGAGGCAAGTGCATGA